One part of the Methanomassiliicoccales archaeon genome encodes these proteins:
- a CDS encoding sulfur reduction protein DsrE — MEKLVIIGTHGEDNPEKAILTFVMACTATASEMDPVVVLQGPGVWLAKKGYAETISVTSFPPLDELLDAFQESKGRILVCAPCIKKRNIQPEDLVEGAVVINAPTVIKEIGEAKAVLSY, encoded by the coding sequence ATGGAGAAACTCGTGATAATTGGCACCCATGGGGAGGATAACCCTGAGAAGGCAATCCTCACATTTGTCATGGCCTGTACCGCCACCGCCTCTGAGATGGACCCAGTGGTAGTTCTACAGGGTCCAGGAGTGTGGCTGGCTAAGAAGGGCTATGCTGAGACCATAAGTGTTACTAGTTTCCCACCACTGGATGAACTATTGGATGCCTTCCAAGAGAGCAAGGGCCGCATTCTTGTATGCGCTCCCTGCATCAAGAAGAGGAATATCCAACCGGAGGATCTCGTGGAGGGCGCCGTTGTGATCAATGCTCCTACGGTGATCAAGGAGATCGGTGAGGCCAAAGCGGTCCTCAGCTATTGA
- a CDS encoding DNA-directed RNA polymerase subunit L, whose translation MELELIEKDKDSIKIKFIDPEMTIINPLVTELLNDEVVAAVDYWAGHPDLESPTLYVKVEKGKPQTALKRAAKNLSNQFKEAREKLKKDLK comes from the coding sequence ATGGAACTCGAGCTCATCGAGAAGGACAAGGACTCTATCAAGATAAAGTTCATTGATCCAGAAATGACGATTATCAACCCCCTGGTCACCGAACTCTTGAATGATGAAGTGGTGGCTGCGGTCGACTACTGGGCCGGTCACCCCGATCTGGAATCTCCCACGCTCTATGTGAAGGTCGAAAAGGGCAAACCGCAAACCGCTCTGAAGAGGGCGGCGAAGAACCTATCGAACCAATTCAAGGAAGCCAGGGAGAAACTCAAGAAGGATCTGAAGTAG
- a CDS encoding tetratricopeptide repeat protein has product MGFFDSLLDSDLRAIKKSQRSIENAQQSVAGGNVDSALESLERAKVMLFKGMPSKQENQATYIETLSQLSRAYITCERPDEANKVADKALEASSQSGVALTIKARALFAIGSETEAIDILDKAIRDNPDDKSLWMEKAELLHDAGRDEESVESLKRVQQMDPLDIVVYDKLVDRSENKGDWLRKKGETLMGEGKLEEALESFETGLEEAPRDIYLLLDRARVLLMKGEYVSAVEAYDNVLEIDRNSFSAHLNKARALREKDDLYEALESYSKALRLDPVDKHIWAEKGSLLDQMGELDESIVAYNRSLEIDPVYMPALDGKCSILKRLERYEELAECCSRILSVKDEDLPTFLIKMDALIELEEYDEAMMEIQATMVKFQKEPELLTRMRIVLRNLKKYPDLEIVCSELISLRAEDADALHDLGLAMIRTDRYKDAIKPLERSAKIRPDYEDTFILIEEAQKHLGKDKAVLDACDRILELNPANKDILIDKAVALDRLDRKLEAIQVYDKALEMDPNDEKLIQDISVAMFSVRRFEDALNRVSDGADKFPSNITFWRVKGDSLYALGQYDEATEAFTSAIELDQNDKRLWYSKGLALESSKRFEEAVACYDNALGIDPSDKNIWISKGVALEWLDRMSDALMCYDQAVTMDLENKFVHFRRGQVLSKMGRHQEAVDSYDRALELGRRDIDILEAKKYSLKFIGRSDDIIRVCDQIIKIDPKNKNAWVDKGIACQNLDRNNEAIKAFDRAIELDPTDIGIFEHKKLSVIVKGDPSEIIKICNEILRLDAKNKMAYVDRGGALERLGRAEEAISSYEMAIQLDTGDKMLFNRKGLALISLGRYGEAVECFDRAWRLDASDANILNNKGRALLLLGQYNEALKVFDKCVEMSPSIALFQMDRGRALASLERYDDAVAAFDRAITLDRRNGEVWKYKGGAMFKLQRFEEAVDSYNHSIELGVADCQIFKSKGRALEELGRMMEALDSYERAASMEPNDSGVWNRLGVVNMRLNNMERAMECFDRSLEIDPRDKKVWLNRASLMERAGKQEEALRSYDSALGIDADDKIAWNGKGMILLAMGKHEPAKRAFEKALEIDPGMDSAAEGRRQAEKKLREGEIAGMAEKIMEYEYRQNKKITREEAFRECGVPYAYLDDVMEFLEIREPLSLSSLTRAEFKEYEDLSRKVLLSSYRNPSVSRYGLRLPDVLMALPERNIKKAKRVLSYIEKVNEMEMSSGIRDEDTEYHLRRAMDLPEEQRNLLGIMESLGVGLYTARKLMAVMDSLKTEGYRTAGVKVKEFHGAQGPISLEDSRRVPVAPVTTKKPPSPVQREKELYDRFYGNDKKEEPTKVDTDSLKDRRCLFHGSLATAQCPSCETMLCNDCLKEGKCPRCKAPLSKDRPKSQSKKDDLPPSNGKTLPLDHEERQEKEPRDWSRL; this is encoded by the coding sequence ATGGGTTTTTTTGACTCTCTGCTCGACAGTGATCTGAGGGCTATCAAGAAATCACAGAGGTCCATCGAGAATGCTCAACAAAGCGTCGCTGGCGGCAACGTCGATTCAGCGCTGGAGAGTCTCGAGAGGGCCAAGGTGATGCTGTTCAAGGGAATGCCCAGCAAGCAGGAGAACCAGGCGACATACATCGAGACACTCTCGCAGTTGAGTCGAGCCTACATCACCTGTGAAAGGCCGGATGAGGCGAACAAGGTTGCGGATAAGGCACTTGAGGCATCCTCCCAGAGCGGAGTAGCCCTTACCATCAAGGCAAGGGCCCTATTCGCCATTGGGTCTGAGACCGAGGCAATCGACATCCTGGATAAAGCGATCCGTGACAATCCAGATGATAAGTCCCTATGGATGGAGAAGGCAGAGCTGCTGCATGATGCAGGCAGGGACGAAGAATCCGTCGAGTCCCTCAAGAGGGTCCAGCAGATGGACCCTCTGGACATTGTCGTGTATGACAAGCTCGTCGATAGGAGCGAGAACAAGGGGGATTGGCTCAGGAAGAAAGGCGAGACCCTCATGGGCGAAGGCAAGCTGGAAGAGGCTCTCGAATCTTTCGAGACTGGACTGGAGGAGGCTCCAAGAGACATTTACCTTCTCTTGGATAGGGCCAGGGTCCTTCTCATGAAAGGGGAGTATGTGTCAGCTGTAGAAGCATACGATAATGTCCTCGAGATAGATAGAAACTCCTTTTCAGCTCATCTGAACAAGGCCAGAGCTCTCCGGGAGAAGGATGATCTATACGAAGCTCTGGAGAGTTATTCAAAAGCACTTCGCTTGGATCCGGTGGACAAACACATCTGGGCAGAGAAGGGATCCCTGCTAGACCAGATGGGAGAGTTGGACGAGAGCATTGTCGCCTACAACAGGTCCCTGGAGATAGATCCTGTTTATATGCCAGCACTGGATGGAAAATGCTCGATTCTCAAGAGATTGGAGAGATATGAAGAGTTGGCAGAATGTTGCTCCCGCATCCTTTCCGTCAAGGACGAGGATCTGCCCACCTTCCTGATCAAGATGGATGCCCTCATCGAGTTGGAGGAGTACGATGAAGCGATGATGGAGATCCAGGCTACCATGGTCAAGTTCCAGAAGGAGCCCGAGCTCCTGACCAGGATGAGAATCGTGCTCCGCAATCTGAAGAAGTACCCCGATCTGGAGATTGTATGTTCCGAGCTTATATCTCTGAGGGCAGAGGATGCCGATGCCCTTCATGACCTTGGTCTGGCAATGATCCGGACCGATAGGTACAAGGATGCAATAAAACCCCTTGAGAGGTCCGCAAAGATCCGGCCGGATTACGAGGATACGTTCATTTTGATTGAGGAGGCCCAGAAACACCTTGGTAAGGACAAAGCGGTCCTTGATGCCTGTGATAGGATACTAGAGCTGAACCCGGCCAACAAGGATATTCTTATTGACAAAGCTGTAGCACTCGACAGGCTCGATCGGAAGCTGGAGGCAATCCAGGTCTACGATAAAGCATTGGAGATGGACCCGAATGACGAGAAGCTGATCCAGGATATTTCTGTGGCAATGTTCTCCGTGAGAAGATTTGAGGATGCCTTGAACAGGGTCTCTGACGGAGCTGATAAGTTCCCTTCGAATATCACATTCTGGAGAGTGAAGGGCGATTCGCTGTATGCCTTGGGCCAGTATGATGAGGCCACTGAGGCCTTCACCTCGGCGATCGAATTGGACCAGAATGATAAGCGACTCTGGTACTCCAAAGGACTGGCCCTGGAAAGCTCCAAGAGGTTCGAGGAAGCTGTTGCCTGCTATGACAATGCATTGGGCATCGACCCCTCTGACAAGAATATCTGGATTAGCAAGGGGGTAGCCCTCGAATGGCTTGACCGCATGTCCGATGCCCTCATGTGCTACGATCAGGCTGTTACTATGGATTTGGAGAACAAGTTCGTCCACTTCAGACGCGGCCAGGTCCTGTCTAAGATGGGGAGGCACCAAGAAGCGGTGGATTCTTACGACCGAGCCCTGGAACTTGGCAGAAGGGACATTGACATTCTCGAGGCTAAGAAATACTCGCTCAAATTCATTGGGCGGTCGGATGACATCATCAGAGTCTGCGACCAGATAATCAAGATCGATCCCAAGAATAAGAATGCCTGGGTGGACAAGGGAATAGCATGCCAGAACCTAGACAGGAACAATGAAGCGATAAAGGCCTTCGATCGTGCCATCGAGCTGGATCCCACTGATATTGGGATATTTGAGCACAAGAAGCTCTCGGTCATCGTCAAGGGGGATCCGTCGGAGATCATCAAGATATGCAACGAGATCCTACGTTTGGATGCCAAGAATAAGATGGCTTATGTTGACAGAGGAGGTGCGCTTGAGCGATTGGGAAGAGCTGAGGAGGCCATATCATCTTACGAGATGGCCATCCAGCTAGATACTGGAGACAAGATGCTATTCAATAGGAAGGGCCTTGCCCTGATCTCTTTGGGCCGTTATGGCGAGGCAGTTGAATGCTTCGATAGAGCCTGGAGATTGGACGCTTCTGATGCCAACATTCTCAACAATAAGGGAAGAGCCCTTCTTCTACTCGGCCAGTACAACGAAGCCCTGAAGGTCTTCGATAAGTGTGTGGAGATGTCCCCCAGCATAGCCTTGTTCCAGATGGATAGGGGGAGAGCCCTTGCTTCCTTGGAAAGGTATGATGACGCGGTTGCCGCCTTCGACAGGGCCATCACCCTGGACCGACGGAACGGTGAGGTATGGAAGTACAAGGGCGGCGCGATGTTCAAGCTCCAGAGATTTGAGGAGGCAGTTGACAGCTACAACCATTCCATAGAGCTTGGGGTAGCCGATTGCCAGATCTTCAAGTCCAAAGGCAGGGCGCTAGAGGAGCTTGGAAGGATGATGGAAGCACTCGACAGCTATGAGAGAGCCGCCTCAATGGAGCCTAATGACTCCGGTGTTTGGAACCGGCTGGGAGTGGTCAACATGAGGCTCAACAATATGGAGAGGGCGATGGAGTGCTTTGACCGATCACTGGAGATAGACCCAAGGGATAAGAAGGTCTGGCTCAACAGGGCATCCCTGATGGAGAGGGCAGGAAAGCAGGAGGAGGCCTTAAGGAGTTACGATTCCGCCCTAGGCATCGATGCTGACGACAAAATCGCCTGGAACGGTAAGGGAATGATATTGCTCGCCATGGGCAAGCACGAACCCGCCAAGCGGGCCTTCGAGAAGGCACTGGAGATCGATCCTGGAATGGACTCTGCGGCAGAAGGAAGAAGGCAAGCAGAGAAGAAGCTCAGAGAGGGGGAGATCGCTGGCATGGCCGAGAAAATCATGGAGTACGAGTACCGCCAGAACAAGAAGATCACAAGAGAGGAGGCGTTCAGGGAATGCGGAGTACCCTATGCATATTTGGACGATGTGATGGAGTTCCTTGAGATACGGGAGCCTTTGAGCCTATCCTCTCTCACAAGGGCTGAGTTCAAGGAGTACGAGGATCTCTCACGCAAGGTTCTGTTATCAAGTTACCGAAACCCCAGTGTCTCACGCTATGGTCTTAGATTGCCCGATGTCCTCATGGCCCTTCCCGAAAGGAATATCAAAAAGGCCAAACGGGTGCTCTCCTACATCGAGAAAGTGAACGAGATGGAGATGTCCTCAGGAATAAGGGACGAGGATACCGAATACCATCTACGGAGGGCAATGGACCTTCCGGAGGAACAGCGCAACCTGCTGGGGATCATGGAGAGTCTGGGAGTAGGCCTGTACACCGCCAGGAAGCTCATGGCGGTGATGGATTCCCTGAAGACGGAAGGATATCGCACCGCTGGTGTCAAGGTCAAAGAGTTCCACGGGGCCCAAGGACCAATATCCTTGGAGGACAGCAGGAGGGTCCCAGTTGCCCCAGTCACCACCAAGAAGCCCCCCTCTCCAGTGCAGAGGGAGAAGGAACTTTACGACCGGTTCTACGGTAATGATAAGAAGGAAGAGCCCACCAAGGTCGACACCGACAGCTTGAAGGACAGACGATGTCTGTTCCATGGCTCGCTCGCAACCGCTCAATGTCCATCCTGCGAGACCATGCTCTGTAACGATTGCTTGAAAGAGGGAAAATGTCCCAGGTGCAAGGCTCCCCTATCCAAGGACAGGCCAAAATCCCAGAGCAAGAAGGATGATTTACCACCATCCAACGGAAAGACCCTTCCGCTTGATCACGAGGAAAGACAGGAAAAGGAGCCCAGGGACTGGTCTCGGCTTTGA
- a CDS encoding ATP-dependent DNA ligase gives MLFRDLVEVFDSLESTASRLEMTDYLSDFFSRVSCNDIDKIVYLTQGKLFPDFYPEKLGIADKLLLKALAFTSGIKESEIQEIWLREGDPGIVAREVFGRKKQTALFSEQLTLNRVHSNLVRIARAEGSGSQDLKMKLLADILHDATPDEAKYLSRIVTGRMRLGVAAATAVDALSQAFGGKEHKPEVERAFNISSDLGMVAYTLCSEGLDGLSHLSVKVGNPIRAMLAERLASPEEILAKLGGTAAFEYKYDGVRVQAHISKDEIRLFSRRLEDLTPQFPDVVSDLRDAFTGGEAIVEGECVPIDINTGEMLPFQEVSHRRGRKYGLEDAIEDYPVRIFLFDCLYLDGEDLTERPLSIRRKALEGIIDQGNGARLSEMRILEDTKEVENFFNRALQDGCEGLMAKSIGEGSVYRAGARGFLWIKYKKEYRSEMTDTVDLVAVGAFAGRGRRGGVYGALLMATYNEQRDKFETVCKLGSGFDDEFLAALPGLLEPYKESVKHHQVESKMDADFWFEPSLVLEVLGSEISLSPIHTAAFSMIREGAGLAIRFPRFTGRTREDKGPREATSSEELEAMYKHQLKRVES, from the coding sequence ATGCTCTTTCGTGACCTGGTGGAGGTGTTCGATTCCCTAGAGTCAACCGCCAGCCGGCTGGAGATGACAGATTACCTATCGGATTTCTTCTCCCGTGTCAGCTGCAATGACATCGACAAGATCGTGTACCTCACCCAGGGAAAGCTTTTCCCTGACTTCTACCCTGAGAAGTTGGGCATCGCGGATAAACTCCTGCTGAAAGCCCTTGCTTTCACGAGTGGGATCAAGGAGAGCGAGATCCAGGAAATCTGGCTTAGAGAAGGGGATCCTGGAATCGTTGCCAGGGAGGTGTTTGGGAGGAAGAAGCAGACTGCTTTGTTCTCCGAGCAACTCACACTGAACAGAGTACATTCCAACCTCGTAAGGATAGCCAGGGCTGAGGGAAGTGGCTCTCAAGATTTGAAGATGAAGTTGCTGGCTGATATCCTGCATGACGCAACACCCGACGAGGCAAAATACCTTTCCAGGATAGTTACTGGGAGAATGAGGTTGGGCGTGGCCGCAGCCACCGCTGTGGACGCTCTTTCCCAGGCCTTTGGTGGCAAGGAACACAAGCCCGAGGTGGAGAGAGCGTTCAACATCTCCTCGGACCTGGGAATGGTGGCCTACACTTTATGCAGCGAGGGGTTGGATGGCCTATCCCATCTGAGTGTTAAGGTTGGAAATCCCATCAGGGCGATGTTGGCAGAGAGGCTCGCCTCGCCGGAGGAGATACTCGCGAAACTTGGAGGAACGGCTGCTTTCGAGTACAAGTACGACGGCGTGAGAGTTCAGGCACATATCTCGAAGGATGAGATCAGGCTGTTCTCAAGGAGGCTTGAGGATCTTACTCCCCAGTTCCCAGACGTGGTTTCAGATCTCAGGGATGCTTTTACGGGGGGCGAGGCCATCGTTGAGGGAGAGTGCGTCCCCATCGACATCAATACCGGTGAGATGCTGCCTTTCCAGGAGGTATCGCACCGTCGGGGCCGTAAGTATGGACTGGAGGACGCCATTGAGGACTACCCGGTCCGAATATTCCTATTTGACTGCCTATATCTTGACGGGGAGGACCTGACCGAGCGGCCCCTCTCCATCAGGAGGAAGGCCCTCGAAGGTATCATCGATCAGGGTAACGGAGCCCGTTTGTCGGAGATGCGGATTCTCGAGGACACGAAGGAAGTGGAGAATTTTTTCAACAGGGCCCTACAGGACGGTTGCGAGGGACTAATGGCCAAATCGATAGGTGAAGGGTCCGTGTACAGGGCTGGAGCTCGTGGATTCCTATGGATCAAATACAAGAAGGAATACAGGTCGGAGATGACTGACACAGTGGACCTGGTAGCGGTCGGGGCTTTCGCTGGTAGGGGAAGAAGAGGCGGGGTGTACGGAGCGCTCCTAATGGCAACCTACAACGAACAACGGGACAAATTCGAGACGGTATGCAAGTTGGGCAGCGGGTTCGACGACGAGTTCCTAGCCGCTCTCCCGGGGTTACTGGAACCGTACAAGGAAAGTGTGAAGCATCACCAGGTTGAATCCAAGATGGATGCTGATTTTTGGTTCGAACCTTCGCTGGTGCTCGAGGTCCTTGGCTCGGAGATAAGCCTCAGCCCGATCCACACCGCTGCATTCTCCATGATTCGCGAGGGGGCTGGGTTGGCGATTCGTTTCCCCAGATTCACTGGAAGAACAAGGGAAGACAAGGGGCCGAGAGAAGCAACTAGCTCTGAGGAGCTAGAGGCCATGTATAAGCACCAATTAAAGAGGGTAGAATCCTAA
- the pyrB gene encoding aspartate carbamoyltransferase: MSFKGADIVSIRDFSKDQILEILDLAEKMIPYAKGEKFTKALEGRLLANLFFEPSTRTRLSFESAMLRLGGKVLEIGHISTTSIVKGETLADTVRMFEYYADVIVLRHPHEGASRLAAHFSSRPVINAGDGAGQHPTQTLLDLFTIRREKGDFKGLRAAIIGDLKYGRTVHSLAEALAMFGVELTFVAPEQLQMPKETINEVRSRGIEPEISCDLENVISDIDVLYVTRIQKERFPDPEEYIRVAGSYRVDKALLREAKKDLIVMHPLPRVDEIAPEVDYTPHSKYFQQAFNGLPVRMALLLLLLGGEIDEGI; this comes from the coding sequence ATGAGTTTCAAAGGCGCGGACATCGTTTCTATTAGGGATTTCTCAAAGGATCAGATACTGGAGATCCTGGACCTTGCCGAGAAGATGATCCCATATGCCAAAGGTGAGAAGTTCACCAAGGCTCTGGAAGGCCGTCTCCTTGCCAACCTATTCTTTGAGCCTTCAACTCGGACGAGGCTTTCCTTCGAGAGTGCCATGTTGAGATTGGGGGGAAAGGTGCTAGAAATCGGTCACATATCCACAACCTCTATCGTGAAGGGTGAAACCCTGGCCGATACCGTGAGGATGTTTGAATACTACGCCGATGTGATAGTGCTGAGGCATCCACACGAGGGGGCTTCTCGTCTTGCTGCCCACTTCTCCTCACGACCAGTGATCAACGCTGGGGATGGTGCAGGCCAGCACCCTACACAGACCCTTCTTGATCTTTTCACCATCAGAAGGGAGAAGGGTGATTTTAAAGGGTTGAGGGCCGCAATCATCGGAGACCTCAAGTACGGCAGAACTGTCCACTCTCTGGCAGAAGCCCTGGCAATGTTCGGGGTAGAGCTGACTTTTGTGGCTCCAGAGCAGCTGCAGATGCCGAAAGAGACCATCAATGAAGTGAGGTCCAGAGGAATCGAACCGGAGATCAGCTGTGATCTAGAGAATGTGATCTCAGACATCGATGTTCTATACGTCACCCGTATCCAGAAGGAGCGGTTCCCGGATCCGGAGGAATATATCAGAGTCGCAGGCTCCTACCGCGTTGACAAAGCTCTCCTCAGAGAGGCCAAGAAGGATTTGATAGTGATGCATCCCCTGCCTAGAGTGGATGAGATAGCACCAGAGGTGGACTATACCCCACACTCAAAGTATTTCCAGCAGGCCTTCAACGGCCTACCAGTTAGGATGGCTTTGCTGCTTCTCTTGCTAGGAGGTGAGATCGATGAAGGAATTTAG
- a CDS encoding sulfur reduction protein DsrE has product MAESIVVLISKPPYGIEEAFAGLRLSLAMMVSGVVERSTVILIGDGTLNAVVSQDPDAIGMPSNVEAITDLDDFEGEIYCVEEDLRERLGEIEVVGNVQMVNWDRAREIIKEHDLVTTF; this is encoded by the coding sequence TTGGCTGAAAGTATAGTGGTACTGATAAGCAAACCGCCCTATGGCATTGAGGAAGCCTTTGCCGGTCTGAGACTCTCATTGGCCATGATGGTAAGCGGCGTGGTGGAAAGATCCACTGTGATCCTCATTGGTGATGGGACCCTCAACGCGGTCGTTTCACAGGATCCCGACGCCATTGGGATGCCCTCAAACGTTGAGGCCATTACCGACCTGGATGACTTCGAGGGTGAAATCTACTGCGTGGAGGAGGACCTCAGAGAACGGCTGGGTGAGATCGAGGTCGTGGGAAATGTCCAGATGGTCAATTGGGACCGTGCAAGGGAGATAATCAAGGAGCACGATCTGGTGACCACCTTCTGA
- a CDS encoding sulfur reduction protein DsrE, which translates to MGTLTIQIRSGTMMNMDTNVMVKLAAAAVEKGHKVKIFGYGEGIMSIKEGQEPKRFPNVGKMLNDLAEKGVEIAVCETCAYARGIKREEEISGAAIGSLTNNLSVMVSESDRMITLAR; encoded by the coding sequence ATGGGCACGCTAACCATACAAATCCGTTCCGGAACGATGATGAACATGGACACCAACGTCATGGTGAAGTTGGCAGCCGCGGCGGTCGAGAAGGGGCACAAGGTCAAGATATTCGGATATGGAGAGGGGATCATGTCCATCAAGGAGGGACAGGAGCCCAAGCGTTTTCCAAACGTGGGAAAGATGCTGAACGACTTGGCTGAAAAGGGAGTGGAGATCGCGGTCTGCGAAACCTGTGCCTACGCTAGGGGTATCAAACGTGAAGAAGAGATATCGGGCGCCGCCATCGGTTCGCTGACCAACAACCTTTCGGTAATGGTGTCCGAGAGCGATAGGATGATTACCCTGGCGAGGTGA
- a CDS encoding helix-turn-helix domain-containing protein, producing the protein MLAMLPNNLMNIPKCEDLVQCAFNLNEFEVSIYRKLVEVGPSRADEIAEAIGRDRSTVYRSLQKLLSCGIVFRETRSIERGGYFHVYIPISKQMMIEKLERCVDEWYQRMISILSKFGEDF; encoded by the coding sequence ATGTTAGCTATGCTCCCAAACAATCTCATGAACATTCCGAAATGCGAGGACCTGGTCCAGTGCGCGTTCAACCTTAACGAGTTCGAGGTTTCGATATACCGCAAGTTGGTGGAGGTCGGCCCATCGCGGGCAGACGAGATCGCTGAAGCGATAGGGCGGGACAGAAGCACAGTTTACAGATCACTTCAGAAGCTTCTGTCATGCGGAATAGTATTCCGAGAGACTCGAAGCATTGAGAGAGGGGGCTACTTCCATGTGTACATTCCCATAAGCAAGCAGATGATGATAGAGAAGCTTGAGAGATGCGTGGATGAATGGTACCAACGTATGATAAGTATACTGTCCAAATTCGGTGAGGACTTCTAA
- a CDS encoding pyridine nucleotide-disulfide oxidoreductase, which produces MAIVVSEGTFDKAMMPMMLANTGVSLGMDVHIFFTFFGLNLLKKEANPKLSGMYRLFTGVFKNRMKKIGLEDFKAQREMAIELGANLYACSTTMNLLGLGTEQMVDGIKVLGAAAFLDIAADSDIQLFIG; this is translated from the coding sequence ATGGCGATCGTGGTCTCTGAAGGAACATTCGACAAGGCCATGATGCCCATGATGCTGGCCAATACTGGAGTGTCATTGGGTATGGATGTGCATATTTTCTTCACATTCTTCGGTCTCAATCTACTGAAGAAGGAGGCCAACCCCAAGCTGTCCGGAATGTACCGCCTTTTCACAGGCGTGTTCAAGAACCGAATGAAGAAGATCGGCTTAGAGGACTTCAAGGCCCAGAGAGAAATGGCCATAGAACTGGGGGCGAACCTTTATGCCTGCAGCACCACAATGAATCTATTGGGGCTTGGTACCGAGCAGATGGTTGATGGAATCAAGGTACTCGGCGCCGCAGCCTTCCTAGACATCGCGGCCGATTCAGATATCCAGCTATTCATAGGGTGA
- a CDS encoding sulfurtransferase TusA family protein: protein MIDDTLDCTGLMCPMPIVKLAKKMKEMESGKVLELVADDVGSKEDVPAWCNRTGNELVDQKEEGGKFIYYVKKK from the coding sequence ATGATCGATGACACTCTTGACTGCACCGGACTTATGTGTCCCATGCCCATCGTCAAGCTGGCAAAGAAGATGAAAGAGATGGAGTCTGGGAAGGTCCTGGAGCTGGTAGCCGACGACGTCGGCTCAAAGGAGGACGTACCCGCCTGGTGCAACCGGACCGGCAATGAGCTGGTCGACCAGAAGGAAGAGGGCGGTAAATTCATTTATTACGTGAAGAAGAAGTAG
- the truD gene encoding tRNA pseudouridine(13) synthase TruD codes for MACVECHTRERNLGFEVFYTETPGIEGRLRDTPEDFRVEEIPEFPPESGDGRFTIAKVTSNNWETNRLIRQLSRNLHISRNRIGFAGTKDKRAVTTQLMSFEAPLEEVVSIQMPGVEITDAYRARRKINIGDLVGNAFELRVVDCSTRGEQLLERIKSVLTPLQELGGFPNYFGIQRFGSLRPVTHTVGKQIVHGDFEGAVRTYVATPTPWEMEESRDARKRLHEEWDFKSALGYFPQRLTFERVVIDHLVEYPEDYSGALKRLPTNLQMMFVHAYQSYMFNRILSERIRRNMPLNSPLVGDVVLPMTKDWIPDHELFIPVTEENIDLVSKQVSEGKAFVSGVLFGSESEFAEGDMGALEISVVESEGLKKEDFIVPEIPHCSSKGSRRELICRFWDFSNSVDGDTATFKFKLGKGCYATSLLREFLKVDPIGY; via the coding sequence ATGGCCTGCGTCGAATGTCATACCCGGGAAAGGAACCTGGGTTTCGAAGTTTTCTACACAGAAACACCAGGTATAGAGGGAAGGCTGAGGGACACCCCTGAGGACTTCAGGGTGGAAGAGATTCCAGAATTCCCTCCGGAATCCGGTGACGGGCGATTCACCATCGCAAAGGTCACCTCCAACAACTGGGAGACCAACAGGCTCATCAGACAATTGTCCAGAAACCTCCATATCTCACGGAACCGCATCGGATTCGCAGGAACCAAGGATAAAAGGGCAGTAACCACTCAGCTCATGTCCTTCGAGGCACCGCTTGAAGAAGTCGTTTCCATCCAGATGCCTGGGGTGGAGATCACCGATGCCTACCGAGCCCGGAGAAAGATCAACATTGGAGACCTGGTGGGCAACGCCTTCGAGTTGAGGGTTGTTGATTGTTCTACCAGAGGCGAGCAGCTATTGGAGAGGATCAAGAGTGTACTGACTCCCCTCCAGGAGCTTGGAGGTTTTCCCAATTACTTCGGCATTCAGCGATTCGGGTCACTAAGGCCAGTTACCCACACCGTCGGGAAACAGATCGTTCATGGGGATTTTGAGGGTGCCGTGAGAACCTATGTGGCCACACCGACACCATGGGAGATGGAGGAATCCAGGGATGCAAGGAAGAGGCTACACGAGGAATGGGATTTTAAATCAGCCCTTGGGTACTTCCCCCAGAGGCTGACCTTCGAGAGAGTCGTCATAGACCATCTTGTAGAATACCCCGAAGACTATTCCGGAGCGCTTAAAAGGCTTCCTACTAACCTCCAGATGATGTTCGTTCACGCTTACCAATCGTACATGTTCAATCGAATTCTTTCTGAGAGGATCAGGAGGAATATGCCCCTTAACTCTCCTCTAGTGGGAGATGTGGTCCTCCCAATGACCAAGGACTGGATTCCGGACCACGAGTTATTCATACCCGTGACAGAGGAAAACATCGACCTCGTGTCCAAGCAGGTTTCCGAGGGCAAGGCGTTCGTGTCAGGTGTGCTGTTCGGCTCTGAAAGCGAATTCGCCGAAGGAGATATGGGGGCCCTGGAAATATCTGTCGTGGAATCAGAAGGACTGAAGAAGGAGGATTTCATCGTCCCTGAGATCCCGCATTGCAGCTCAAAGGGAAGCAGGAGAGAACTGATCTGCAGGTTCTGGGACTTTTCGAACTCGGTCGATGGTGATACGGCTACATTCAAGTTCAAGTTGGGAAAAGGATGCTATGCCACCTCCCTCTTGAGGGAGTTCCTCAAGGTCGACCCCATTGGATACTAG